A region of Heteronotia binoei isolate CCM8104 ecotype False Entrance Well chromosome 2, APGP_CSIRO_Hbin_v1, whole genome shotgun sequence DNA encodes the following proteins:
- the TMEM69 gene encoding transmembrane protein 69, translating into MFHLLRYFQVPSKMAYLQILLQPRSRAACSFVPLQCSLTGLPKSQLFRHTSSGLSKAQGFHSSCCNWKKKKPPESAPQELDFLRYYMKSLKDTPKPALYLSVAGLIPFVSVPLLMAIQESTYPELVFAQIAYGASVVSFFGGIRWGFALPEGSPAKPDWINLGNSIVPSILAWIALLFKDGLMEAGIIVIMGLGITLHYDLALLPTYPSWFKALRVIVTLVAVCSLIATLCIVNIYPEKHLTPATNKVED; encoded by the exons ATGTTTCACCTTCTCAGATATTTTCAAGTCCCTTCCAAG ATGGCATATCTCCAAATACTGCTGCAGCCCAGGAGTAGAGCTGCCTGCTCCTTTGTCCCGTTACAGTGCAGTCTTACTGGTCTGCCAAAATCACAGCTATTCAGGCATACATCTTCTGGCTTAAGTAAGGCCCAGGGCTTCCATTCCTCTTGCTGCAATTGGAAGAAAAAGAAACCTCCAGAATCTGCACCCCAAGAGCTGGACTTCTTGCGATATTACATGAAATCACTCAAGGACACTCCAAAGCCTGCCCTGTACTTGAGTGTTGCAGGATTAATTCCATTTGTTTCAGTGCCATTGCTAATGGCTATCCAGGAGTCCACTTACCCAGAACTGGTATTTGCTCAGATTGCATATGGTGCTTCTGTTGTGTCCTTCTTCGGTGGGATCAGGTGGGGATTTGCTCTTCCAGAAGGTAGCCCTGCCAAGCCTGATTGGATTAATTTAGGAAACAGCATTGTACCCTCAATACTGGCCTGGATTGCTTTGCTTTTCAAAGATGGCTTAATGGAAGCTGGAATAATTGTTATTATGGGCCTAGGGATAACCCTGCATTATGATCTTGCCCTCCTTCCCACTTATCCCAGTTGGTTTAAAGCCTTGAGGGTAATTGTAACATTAGTGGCTGTATGTTCTTTAATAGCTACATTATGTATAGTAAACATTTATCCTGAGAAGCATTtaactcctgctacaaataaagtgGAAGACTGA